In Neodiprion pinetum isolate iyNeoPine1 chromosome 6, iyNeoPine1.2, whole genome shotgun sequence, one genomic interval encodes:
- the LOC124222130 gene encoding uncharacterized protein, translated as MSNFKLHLTLEEAETEFSCLMAKIDPAEYNSFLTFIKKHWILPDLARGFNTIGLEKFKLSTEDFDSKEYILDDPVAILNSIAQDIKERIPFDATLPSENIISPKSGENSDCDPKITLHVDEFLYTDDDVDELVEAGKLNRYFCQSCGSKNVKPFIYISHSMSKDGLYHIFNNMLPALEGKTVLDVGSRLGAVLYGAYVYTDARKIIGVEMNEEFCKLQSDIIRKYEMDKRVEIMHNRIEDTEDVVRTSDVVILNNVFEFYLSEAAQIKIWNFLRSNIKKGALIVTQPRIETTFSQLDTGIQVDSWVRPIQSNASTSEDFQFFASDKNDVNSTFTEIACYEVL; from the exons ATGTCTAACTTTAAACTTCACCTTACGCTCGAAGAAGCGGAAACTGAATTTTCTTGTCTGATGGCAAAAATCGACCCTGCAGAGTATAATTCCTTCTTAACATTCATCAAGAAACATTGGATTCTACCGGATTTAGCCAGGGGTTTCAATACGATAG gattagagaaatttaaattaaGTACAGAAGATTTCGATTCAAAAGAATATATATTGGATGATCCTGTTGCTATATTAAATAGTATTGCCCAGGACATCAAAGAAAGAATACCATTTGACGCTACGCTTCCTTCAGAGAACATAATATCCCCAAAGTCTGGAGAG AATTCTGACTGCGATCCAAAGATAACATTGCATGTCGATGAATTTCTGTACACTGATGACGATGTGGATGAATTGGTTGAAGCTGGAAAATTGAATAGATACTTTTGCCAAAGCTGTGGTTCTAAAAACGTGAAACCATTCA tttaTATATCACATTCGATGTCTAAGGATGGTCTCTATCACATATTTAACAATATGCTACCTGCACTTGAAGGTAAAACCGTATTAGACGTGGGATCTAGACTGGGTGCTGTTTTGTATGGA GCGTACGTGTACACAGATGCGCGTAAAATAATTGGTGTCGAAATGAATGAGGAATTTTGTAAACTACAGTCAGACATTATTCGTAAGTATGAGATGGACAAACGGGTAGAAATAATGCATAATAGAATTGAGGATACCGAAGATGTGGTAAGGACCAGTGATGTGGTCATCCTAAATAACGTCTTTGAGTTTTATCTGTCAGAAGCAgcacaaataaaaatttggaacttCCTTAgaagtaatataaaaaaaggcGCGTTGATAGTAACTCAACCACGTATCGAAACTACATTCTCCCAGCTGGACACCGGTATCCAAGTTGACTCGTGGGTTAGACCTATTCAATCAAACGCAAGCACGTCAGAGGATTTCCAGTTCTTTGCAAGCGATAAAAATGACGTCAACAGCACATTTACCGAAATTGCATGCTACGaagttttgtaa